In Parageobacillus sp. KH3-4, the genomic window CTAATGCCGGCGTTGCAATGCAAGTATGATGAATTTCGCTTGCTTGGCTATAACCAAGTGACAATGGAGCAAATATGGGATTGTTTAGTGCAAAAAAAGTGGAAAAACTTCAAAGAAGAAAAAAAGCTATTTGAGCTTGTCAACGATATTTTGTCGCTGCAAATCGGCGAATACATGTCGTTTGTCACGATGCAGTCATATAAAGAACAGCGTTCTTCAGAAAATGATGATTTAGAAACGTTATTAAAGGAATTATTATAGTGATGTAGAAAATTGA contains:
- a CDS encoding post-transcriptional regulator yields the protein MEKEKQNELREQLMPALQCKYDEFRLLGYNQVTMEQIWDCLVQKKWKNFKEEKKLFELVNDILSLQIGEYMSFVTMQSYKEQRSSENDDLETLLKELL